Proteins from a genomic interval of candidate division WOR-3 bacterium:
- a CDS encoding GNAT family N-acetyltransferase encodes MTLKRITEMTPAEQRDVSAFVDECAYSTPFHKIEWLLGIERILSKEVYCLFDYGPDDSIAFAMPLIFKRGMIFPEMHSFSMEYDLVYGGPLLRRNDPSNDGILERYVAGGLKPAKSLIVTLPPRFPVERCKETNLTHICNTPIFDLTPSVDELWNALPYKNVRCNINKANKCGVSVIPGNVKHLGFFHEYLKQTLAFGGKEALPLDYYRHVAGFSFSHIYSAVQGDIPIAVAIILTHQDTVYYWGNASSYEHRNSRPNDLLVWEIMRWAKDKGYRYFDFLITPLHSLQGVTRFKLKFGAEIHPIYQYRINNIYQVIDKSLYYLTHPHRFISTVSPFRPKDAS; translated from the coding sequence ATGACGCTCAAACGAATAACCGAAATGACACCGGCGGAACAGCGGGATGTTAGCGCATTCGTTGACGAATGTGCGTATTCGACACCCTTCCACAAGATAGAATGGCTGCTCGGGATCGAGAGGATATTGAGTAAAGAGGTCTATTGTCTGTTTGATTATGGGCCTGATGATTCTATCGCATTTGCCATGCCCTTGATATTCAAACGGGGCATGATCTTCCCGGAAATGCACTCTTTCTCCATGGAATATGACCTGGTCTACGGCGGACCGCTGTTGCGGAGAAACGATCCCTCGAATGACGGTATCCTTGAACGATATGTTGCCGGCGGCCTGAAGCCAGCCAAATCATTGATCGTGACCTTGCCACCGAGATTCCCGGTTGAACGCTGTAAGGAGACGAATCTCACGCACATCTGCAACACTCCGATCTTCGACCTGACCCCCAGTGTTGATGAATTGTGGAATGCCCTGCCGTATAAGAACGTCAGGTGCAACATCAACAAAGCCAACAAGTGTGGTGTCAGCGTCATTCCCGGGAATGTTAAGCATCTTGGATTTTTTCACGAATATTTGAAACAGACACTGGCGTTCGGCGGGAAGGAGGCGCTGCCCCTGGATTATTACAGGCATGTTGCCGGATTTTCATTTTCACACATATACTCGGCCGTGCAGGGAGACATCCCGATCGCCGTTGCGATAATATTAACGCATCAGGACACGGTCTATTACTGGGGCAATGCTTCTTCCTACGAGCACCGTAACAGCAGGCCGAACGATCTGCTCGTCTGGGAGATCATGAGATGGGCAAAGGACAAAGGCTATAGATATTTTGATTTCCTTATTACACCCCTCCATTCACTTCAAGGGGTCACACGGTTCAAGCTGAAATTCGGCGCCGAGATCCATCCTATTTATCAATACAGAATTAACAATATATATCAGGTGATCGACAAATCACTGTATTACTTAACACATCCGCACCGTTTCATTTCCACTGTCAGTCCTTTTCGCCCGAAGGATGCGAGTTAG
- a CDS encoding glycosyltransferase family 2 protein: MRKISKSAKPPLVYVLILNWNGKSLTVDCVESVLKSDYANFRIVVIDNGSTDGSAAFLKDRFGPHIEIIENGKNLGYADGFNAGLKHAFDLRGSDYCLVMNNDTVIDRLAISEYVKIAESDEMIGFVTGKVYFFDHPNVLQTVGMQPDPVRWRGDHIGRNEIDTGQYDEVCERVFADDVYTLVRRSMYNATGGYNSLFFLQSEETDWQARAKEYGYKIVYTPHARLWHRVSVTLGKDSPLKAYYDARNPMLVILLHKPAHFFKKYFWFHLRYDIVRSSLVYLKRGRFSHVIAKWQGLISGLSWGWHNKRLTLRHFV; encoded by the coding sequence CCGCGAAACCTCCGCTGGTTTACGTTCTGATCCTGAATTGGAACGGTAAATCACTGACCGTCGATTGTGTGGAATCGGTGTTGAAGTCCGACTACGCGAACTTCAGAATAGTGGTCATTGACAACGGTTCGACCGACGGCAGCGCGGCCTTTTTGAAAGATAGATTCGGTCCACATATCGAGATCATCGAGAATGGAAAGAATCTCGGATACGCGGACGGTTTCAATGCCGGACTGAAGCACGCCTTTGACTTGAGAGGATCGGATTATTGTCTGGTCATGAATAACGATACGGTCATCGACAGGTTGGCGATATCAGAGTACGTGAAGATCGCGGAGTCGGATGAGATGATAGGGTTTGTAACCGGCAAGGTATATTTTTTCGACCATCCTAATGTATTGCAGACAGTGGGCATGCAGCCTGATCCGGTGCGGTGGCGCGGTGATCATATCGGCAGGAATGAAATTGACACGGGGCAATACGATGAAGTGTGCGAGAGGGTTTTTGCGGACGACGTGTACACTCTCGTGCGCAGGTCCATGTATAATGCCACTGGCGGCTACAATTCACTCTTTTTCCTTCAATCAGAAGAGACTGACTGGCAGGCAAGGGCAAAAGAGTACGGGTACAAGATCGTCTACACGCCGCACGCCAGGTTGTGGCACAGGGTCAGCGTCACTCTTGGCAAGGATTCACCGCTCAAAGCGTACTATGACGCGCGCAATCCAATGCTCGTCATTCTACTTCACAAACCTGCTCATTTCTTCAAAAAGTATTTCTGGTTCCATTTGCGGTACGATATTGTCAGAAGCTCACTTGTCTACCTTAAGCGCGGGCGGTTCAGTCATGTGATCGCAAAATGGCAGGGATTGATATCGGGTCTCAGCTGGGGGTGGCATAACAAACGTCTTACCTTGAGGCACTTCGTATGA